In Anabaena sphaerica FACHB-251, a single window of DNA contains:
- the recF gene encoding DNA replication/repair protein RecF (All proteins in this family for which functions are known are DNA-binding proteins that assist the filamentation of RecA onto DNA for the initiation of recombination or recombinational repair.), with amino-acid sequence MYLKTLHLRHFRNYQEQKIEFNAAKTILVGNNAQGKSNLLEGVELLATLRSHRMARDRDLIRDGDAIAQINATLERANGVCDLTLTLRRHGRRSVAINGETVRRQMDFLGVLNAVEFSSLDLELVRGSPEVRRNWLDTLLIQLEPVYAHILQQYNQVLRQRNAFLKRSQESGVRSQESELAIWDAQLVTAGAKVIRRRDRAIQRLAPIAAAWHGSISGSTEVLQINYAPNVPIGKDQKEEVAQAFLGKIQQRSAVELHRGTTLVGPHRDEVELIINQTPARQYGSQGQQRTLVLALKLAELQLIEEVVNEPPLLLLDDVLAELDLSRQNQLLDTIQDRFQTLITTTHLGAFDSQWLNSSQILFVKSGEISM; translated from the coding sequence ATGTACCTCAAAACTCTACACCTCCGACATTTTCGTAATTACCAAGAGCAAAAGATAGAGTTTAATGCTGCCAAGACAATTTTGGTGGGTAATAATGCTCAGGGAAAATCGAATTTGTTGGAGGGGGTAGAGTTGTTAGCCACATTGCGATCGCACCGCATGGCACGCGATCGTGATTTAATTAGAGATGGAGATGCGATCGCTCAAATTAATGCCACCCTAGAACGAGCAAACGGAGTTTGTGACTTAACCTTAACTTTACGACGACATGGCCGCCGTAGTGTGGCTATCAACGGTGAAACAGTCCGCCGACAAATGGACTTTCTCGGTGTTCTTAATGCGGTTGAATTTTCCAGTTTAGATTTAGAATTGGTGCGCGGTAGTCCTGAAGTTCGTCGTAACTGGTTAGATACACTTTTAATTCAACTCGAACCAGTTTATGCTCATATTTTGCAGCAATATAACCAAGTATTACGCCAACGCAATGCTTTTTTGAAAAGGAGTCAGGAGTCAGGAGTCAGAAGTCAGGAGTCCGAATTGGCTATTTGGGATGCACAGTTAGTTACCGCCGGTGCAAAGGTAATTAGAAGACGTGACCGAGCTATCCAAAGATTAGCACCCATCGCCGCAGCTTGGCATGGTAGTATTAGCGGTAGCACAGAAGTTTTACAAATTAACTACGCCCCTAATGTTCCAATAGGAAAAGACCAGAAAGAAGAAGTTGCACAAGCTTTTTTAGGTAAAATTCAACAGCGATCTGCTGTCGAACTGCACCGAGGTACTACCCTTGTTGGTCCACACCGGGATGAAGTAGAATTAATTATTAACCAAACACCTGCTCGTCAATATGGTTCCCAAGGTCAACAACGAACACTGGTTTTGGCTTTAAAATTAGCAGAATTACAATTAATTGAAGAGGTCGTTAATGAACCTCCTTTACTTTTATTGGATGATGTCTTAGCCGAATTGGATCTATCTCGTCAAAATCAATTACTTGATACTATCCAAGACCGTTTTCAGACTTTAATTACTACTACACATTTAGGTGCTTTTGACTCTCAATGGTTAAATTCTTCACAAATTCTCTTCGTGAAATCAGGAGAAATATCAATGTAA
- a CDS encoding cation-translocating P-type ATPase codes for MSAHSLPESAAVWHSLEVDKALNLLDSNADSGLTSQEVEQRLQKYGPNELEEHGGRSPWQILLDQFTNIMLLMLIGVALISGGLDFWALQQDTLKAGEVPFKDTIAIMAIVILNGILGYVQESRAEKALAALKKLSSPLVRIIRDGKLADVAGKELVPGDVMLLEAGVQLAADGRLIEQSNLQVRESALTGEAEAVNKQAILTLPEDTALGDRINLVFQGTEVVQGRAKVLVTNTGMTTELGKIATMLQSVESEPTPLQQRMTQLGNVLVTGSLVLVAIVVVGGIIQARGFSNLQELLEVSLSMAVAVVPEGLPAVITVTLALGTQRMVRHHALIRKLPAVETLGSVTTICSDKTGTLTQNKMVVQSVYTNQQTFRVTGEGYAPIGDFQLHDQPVDLDENPEISALLVACAVCNDSVLQREAGEWVILGDPTEGALMTLAGKAAIEKDQWSSKLPRVSEFPFSSERKRMSVICQVEEVATGDPAMSGVDPVIAGFLESEQYLMFTKGSPELTLARCHQIYLGDHSITIDEERRAQILAANDQMASQGLRVLGFAYKPLTEVPPEASEDTSEQDLVWLGLVGMLDAPRPEVRAAVEECRQAGIRPIMITGDHQLTARAIAVDLGIADADARVLTGQELQRMSDTEIEEQVDLVSIYARVSPEHKLRIVQALQRRGRFVAMTGDGVNDAPALKQADIGIAMGITGTDVSKEASDMVLLDDNFATIVAATKEGRVVYTNIRRFIKYILGSNIGEVLTIAAAPLIGLGGVPLTPLQILWMNLVTDGLPALALAVEPPEPDVMQRPPFSPRESIFARGLGAYMIRIGIVFAIISIALMSWAYNHTHAQGYPGNPDTWKTMVFTTLCLAQMGHAIAIRSNNQLTIEMNPFSNLFVLGSVIVTTILQLMLVYVPPLRDFFGTHELSLSELGTCIGFSSLMFVWVECEKLFFRFMGKRTV; via the coding sequence ATGTCTGCTCATTCTTTGCCTGAAAGTGCCGCAGTTTGGCATAGTTTAGAGGTTGATAAAGCTTTAAACCTGCTTGATAGTAATGCAGATAGCGGCTTAACATCCCAAGAAGTTGAACAACGTTTGCAAAAATACGGACCCAACGAACTAGAAGAACATGGTGGCCGTAGCCCTTGGCAGATTCTACTAGATCAGTTCACTAACATCATGTTATTGATGCTGATAGGAGTAGCCCTGATTTCTGGTGGATTAGATTTTTGGGCGCTGCAACAAGATACATTAAAAGCTGGTGAAGTGCCATTTAAAGACACAATTGCGATTATGGCGATTGTTATCCTCAATGGCATACTAGGCTATGTCCAGGAAAGCCGGGCTGAAAAAGCTCTAGCAGCCTTGAAAAAACTATCTTCTCCCTTAGTCCGCATCATCCGAGACGGTAAACTGGCGGATGTAGCAGGGAAGGAACTAGTACCTGGGGATGTGATGCTGCTGGAAGCTGGTGTACAATTAGCTGCTGATGGACGCTTAATAGAACAGTCTAATTTGCAGGTGCGGGAGTCTGCACTGACGGGTGAAGCCGAAGCTGTAAATAAGCAAGCAATTCTCACATTACCAGAAGATACTGCATTAGGCGATCGCATTAATCTAGTTTTTCAAGGAACAGAAGTAGTCCAAGGACGCGCTAAGGTTCTTGTTACCAACACCGGCATGACAACGGAACTGGGCAAAATTGCCACGATGTTGCAGTCGGTGGAAAGTGAACCTACACCCCTACAGCAGCGCATGACTCAACTGGGTAATGTGTTGGTTACGGGTTCTTTGGTACTCGTGGCGATTGTGGTGGTCGGTGGTATTATCCAAGCTAGAGGTTTTAGCAACTTACAAGAACTTTTGGAAGTTTCCTTAAGTATGGCGGTGGCTGTAGTTCCTGAAGGTTTACCAGCCGTTATTACCGTTACTCTAGCACTGGGAACTCAGCGAATGGTGCGCCACCATGCCTTGATTCGTAAACTCCCAGCGGTGGAAACTCTAGGTTCTGTAACTACCATCTGTTCTGATAAAACTGGGACTTTGACTCAAAATAAAATGGTGGTGCAGTCAGTCTACACCAATCAACAGACTTTCCGGGTCACGGGAGAAGGTTATGCTCCCATTGGGGATTTTCAGTTACATGACCAACCAGTTGACCTAGATGAAAATCCAGAAATATCGGCTTTGTTAGTTGCTTGTGCTGTGTGTAATGACTCGGTACTGCAAAGAGAAGCCGGAGAATGGGTAATTTTAGGCGACCCCACAGAAGGCGCTTTGATGACTTTGGCGGGTAAAGCTGCTATTGAAAAAGATCAATGGAGTAGTAAATTACCCCGTGTGTCCGAGTTTCCCTTTTCTTCAGAACGGAAACGCATGAGTGTAATTTGTCAAGTGGAGGAAGTGGCCACAGGTGATCCGGCTATGAGTGGGGTGGACCCGGTAATAGCAGGTTTTTTAGAATCTGAACAATATTTAATGTTTACCAAAGGTTCACCAGAATTAACCTTGGCACGTTGTCATCAAATTTATCTGGGTGATCACTCTATCACCATCGACGAAGAACGACGCGCTCAAATTCTGGCAGCCAATGACCAAATGGCCTCTCAAGGTTTGCGGGTGTTGGGTTTTGCCTACAAACCTCTAACGGAAGTACCTCCAGAAGCTTCAGAAGATACTTCTGAACAGGATTTGGTGTGGTTGGGCTTAGTGGGAATGCTCGATGCACCACGCCCTGAAGTCAGGGCAGCTGTGGAAGAATGTCGTCAAGCTGGTATTCGTCCCATCATGATTACTGGTGATCATCAATTGACCGCACGAGCGATCGCTGTAGACTTAGGTATAGCTGATGCAGATGCTAGAGTCCTAACCGGTCAAGAATTACAACGCATGAGTGACACGGAAATAGAGGAACAAGTTGATTTAGTCAGCATTTACGCCAGAGTTTCTCCAGAACACAAACTGCGAATTGTGCAAGCATTGCAACGTCGTGGTCGATTTGTAGCTATGACTGGGGACGGTGTGAATGATGCACCCGCCCTGAAACAAGCTGATATTGGTATCGCTATGGGTATCACTGGTACAGATGTCAGTAAAGAAGCCAGCGATATGGTGCTGTTAGATGATAACTTTGCCACCATTGTGGCTGCTACTAAAGAAGGTAGAGTTGTTTATACCAACATTCGGCGGTTTATCAAATACATCTTGGGCAGTAACATTGGTGAAGTTCTCACTATCGCTGCTGCACCTTTAATTGGCTTAGGAGGCGTTCCTCTGACTCCTTTGCAAATTCTGTGGATGAACTTGGTAACAGATGGTTTGCCTGCTTTAGCATTAGCTGTAGAACCTCCAGAACCAGATGTGATGCAGCGTCCTCCTTTTAGTCCCCGTGAAAGTATTTTTGCCAGGGGATTGGGTGCTTACATGATTCGCATCGGTATAGTTTTTGCCATCATTTCTATTGCCTTGATGTCCTGGGCTTATAATCATACTCATGCACAAGGGTATCCAGGCAATCCCGACACTTGGAAAACAATGGTATTTACTACTTTGTGTCTCGCCCAAATGGGTCATGCGATCGCTATTCGTTCTAACAACCAACTCACTATTGAGATGAATCCTTTTTCTAATCTCTTTGTGCTGGGTTCTGTAATCGTGACAACGATTTTACAGTTAATGTTAGTATACGTCCCACCGCTTAGAGATTTCTTTGGTACTCACGAACTAAGTCTTTCAGAATTGGGAACTTGTATTGGCTTCAGTAGCTTGATGTTTGTCTGGGTTGAATGTGAAAAGTTATTCTTCCGTTTTATGGGCAAAAGGACTGTTTAA
- a CDS encoding transglutaminase domain-containing protein: protein MSFALPSLNVSQMFGQKTIRPLTAVTLYGIAFIKDKLIAIDTTKGHLLEIDPISDNSKILNPHQVKEFSDVTGLAVWEDTLWVSRGNSVYLCKLDSLGLEHFVTLPYAADGVAVWESTVYVSCQRLGCVLIFDRDTRKEITRFYAPGVGRENLAVSQETLWVCDRTEQTVYSMDRATGELRFSVLTPFASPTGIAIHSQDETGKDILYVSYSTEEPYIRDNPNADPSHELTYRDITFIHPLYYHYQPDKRYALSNGYLVEMSYVEEIAPLDEVYLTNVEWRIALPSQTERQKVKQVEPIGLPFTEEIIAGQRVAVFKFDSLVPGERHIFGWKALLEVRGIKYRITPKDVEDLPELTPELQTRYLVDDDDLAMETTIVRRAAREAVGSETNMLRKMYNIRNYVYDELSYGIKPHIDTPDIVLERGVGSCGEYVGVLLALCRLNGIPCRTVGRYKCPPYGEQQGVPLQPDFNHVWLEFYIPDFGWVPMESNPDDVGDAGPYPTRFFMGLCWYHIEIGKGVSFETLTSNGDRLTKEDISIGELAINHIRFTILKELPPV, encoded by the coding sequence ATGAGTTTTGCACTCCCTAGTTTGAATGTTAGCCAGATGTTTGGGCAAAAAACAATTCGACCGCTTACTGCTGTTACCCTTTATGGTATTGCTTTCATCAAAGATAAACTTATTGCTATCGATACAACAAAAGGGCATTTATTGGAGATTGACCCCATCTCTGATAACAGTAAAATTCTTAATCCCCACCAAGTTAAGGAATTTAGCGATGTTACTGGTTTAGCCGTCTGGGAAGATACACTGTGGGTCAGCCGTGGTAATAGCGTTTATTTGTGTAAGCTGGACTCTTTGGGGTTGGAGCATTTTGTCACCTTACCTTATGCTGCTGATGGTGTTGCTGTTTGGGAGTCCACTGTCTATGTTAGCTGCCAAAGACTGGGCTGTGTTCTGATTTTTGACCGGGATACACGCAAAGAAATTACTCGATTTTATGCCCCTGGTGTGGGAAGAGAAAATTTGGCAGTTAGTCAGGAAACTCTCTGGGTTTGCGATCGCACTGAGCAAACAGTTTACTCTATGGATAGGGCCACTGGAGAACTTCGTTTTAGTGTTCTCACACCTTTTGCTTCTCCTACAGGTATCGCTATCCATAGTCAGGATGAAACAGGTAAGGATATTCTCTATGTTTCCTACTCTACTGAAGAGCCTTATATTCGTGATAATCCCAATGCTGACCCTAGTCATGAGCTAACCTACCGGGATATCACTTTTATTCATCCCCTGTATTATCATTATCAGCCAGATAAACGCTACGCCCTATCTAATGGTTATCTGGTAGAAATGTCCTATGTAGAGGAAATTGCTCCCTTAGACGAGGTTTATTTAACCAATGTAGAATGGCGGATTGCGCTACCATCTCAAACAGAACGCCAAAAGGTCAAACAAGTTGAACCCATCGGTTTACCCTTCACAGAAGAAATTATCGCCGGACAACGGGTAGCCGTATTTAAGTTTGATTCCCTCGTTCCCGGTGAACGCCATATCTTCGGCTGGAAAGCACTTTTAGAAGTTCGCGGCATTAAGTATCGCATCACACCCAAAGATGTAGAAGACCTCCCTGAACTGACACCAGAGTTACAAACTCGTTATTTGGTGGATGATGATGATTTAGCAATGGAGACTACCATTGTCCGCCGTGCAGCCCGTGAAGCTGTCGGTTCAGAAACTAATATGTTGCGAAAAATGTACAATATCCGCAACTACGTCTATGATGAGTTATCCTATGGTATCAAACCCCACATAGATACACCTGATATAGTTTTAGAACGAGGCGTTGGTTCCTGTGGGGAATATGTAGGCGTATTGTTGGCTTTGTGCCGTTTGAATGGTATTCCTTGTCGGACTGTAGGTAGGTATAAATGCCCTCCCTATGGTGAACAACAAGGAGTCCCTCTGCAACCCGACTTTAATCATGTTTGGCTAGAGTTTTACATCCCTGATTTTGGGTGGGTACCAATGGAATCTAATCCTGATGATGTGGGCGATGCTGGTCCCTATCCCACACGCTTTTTTATGGGATTATGCTGGTATCATATCGAAATTGGCAAAGGAGTATCCTTTGAAACCCTTACCAGCAATGGCGATCGGTTAACCAAAGAAGATATCTCTATTGGCGAGTTGGCCATTAACCATATTCGTTTTACAATTCTTAAAGAATTACCACCTGTTTAA
- a CDS encoding PD-(D/E)XK nuclease family protein produces the protein MSTPARPFVSYHLWSLVAPARGQEHWHCQMRRGFIKARQHEPEVKALLAQATPPQRIGILAQKGVYEFHHHLQWLTQSDGVEKVAQSLKLSNFTFQVKQRVIQILQKYQKSPLLLGKSIIQLTPGDEGFPKPILIEQANYCFRLYAAMDCVFIESDSTLHILDFKTGKSAFDKRQALVYLLAARYLYPGKSAVASFYNLEVCQKSELITINNHELASLEFELANVANKHQLDLQKYAARSSNFSQIFPPNPGNHCRFCPFNSICEFSTYNPAKSHSMPIIRNS, from the coding sequence ATGTCAACCCCCGCTAGACCCTTTGTTAGTTACCACCTTTGGTCCTTGGTTGCCCCCGCTAGAGGGCAAGAACATTGGCATTGTCAAATGAGAAGGGGATTTATTAAAGCTCGACAACACGAACCAGAGGTAAAAGCTTTATTAGCCCAAGCTACACCACCGCAGCGTATCGGTATCTTAGCTCAAAAAGGTGTGTATGAGTTTCATCATCATTTGCAGTGGTTAACTCAGTCGGATGGAGTGGAAAAAGTCGCGCAGTCACTGAAACTCAGTAACTTCACTTTTCAGGTTAAGCAACGGGTAATACAAATTTTACAAAAATATCAAAAATCACCTTTACTTTTGGGTAAAAGCATTATTCAGTTAACACCCGGTGATGAAGGATTTCCCAAACCAATTTTGATTGAACAAGCTAATTATTGTTTTCGGTTATATGCAGCTATGGATTGTGTGTTTATCGAGTCTGATAGCACTTTGCATATTTTAGATTTTAAAACTGGTAAGTCTGCTTTTGATAAACGACAAGCATTAGTTTATTTATTAGCAGCGCGTTATCTTTATCCTGGAAAATCTGCTGTAGCTTCATTTTATAATTTAGAAGTTTGTCAAAAATCTGAGTTAATTACTATTAATAATCATGAATTAGCATCTCTAGAATTTGAGTTGGCTAATGTAGCGAATAAACACCAACTTGATTTACAGAAATATGCAGCGAGAAGCAGTAACTTTAGTCAAATCTTTCCACCCAATCCCGGCAATCACTGCCGATTTTGTCCCTTTAATTCAATCTGTGAATTTTCTACTTATAATCCTGCAAAATCACACTCAATGCCAATAATTCGTAATTCGTAA
- a CDS encoding phosphoglucomutase/phosphomannomutase family protein → MSNPDNSGKIKFGTDGWRGIIADDFTFPNVRKVTRAIASYLETAYSKDRPVLIAYDTRFLADEFARTSAAVLADLGWNVKITDRDCPTPVIAYNARHLNSAGALMFTASHNPAPYCGIKYIPDYAGPATPEITDTIVANIETASDELPGSNPSGTISTFDPKPDYLHFIYTLLDVEKIKSANLKVKYDALYSTSRGYLDEVLQHCGTQLESFHTWRDVLFGGGMPEPKGEQLVELVEAVKADKADLGLATDGDSDRFGIVDEQGNVLTPNTVLLVLARHLIKNKGKTGAIVRTVATTHLLDNFAAKNGLQIYETAVGFKYIGEKMRETAVLIGGEESGGLSIIGHIPEKDGVLADMLVAEAIAYEGKPLSVLVQEAIAEADGPLYNNRLDLHLTESHKNAVIDSYTKNPPSEVAGIKVKEVGRKDGIKLYLEEGSWVLLRPSGTEPLVRVYMETNSPDKLSQIAATMEAEIVKLG, encoded by the coding sequence ATGAGTAACCCTGACAATTCTGGTAAAATAAAATTTGGTACTGATGGCTGGCGCGGAATAATTGCCGATGATTTTACTTTTCCCAATGTGCGGAAAGTAACCAGGGCAATAGCTAGTTATCTGGAAACTGCCTATAGTAAAGACAGACCAGTTTTAATCGCCTACGATACAAGGTTTTTAGCTGATGAGTTTGCACGGACATCGGCTGCGGTTTTGGCTGATTTAGGGTGGAATGTGAAAATTACTGATCGGGATTGCCCGACTCCTGTAATTGCCTACAATGCGAGACACTTGAATTCCGCAGGGGCTTTGATGTTTACTGCTAGTCATAATCCTGCACCTTATTGTGGGATTAAATATATCCCAGACTATGCTGGGCCTGCCACTCCTGAAATTACTGATACTATTGTGGCAAATATAGAAACGGCATCGGATGAGTTACCGGGAAGTAACCCATCTGGGACTATTTCTACTTTTGATCCGAAGCCTGATTATTTGCATTTTATCTACACCTTGCTGGATGTGGAAAAAATTAAGAGTGCGAATTTAAAGGTTAAGTACGATGCTCTCTATTCTACATCTCGTGGCTATTTAGATGAGGTGCTGCAACATTGCGGAACTCAGTTAGAAAGTTTCCACACTTGGAGGGATGTACTTTTTGGCGGTGGTATGCCAGAACCCAAGGGAGAACAGTTGGTTGAGTTGGTGGAAGCTGTTAAAGCTGATAAAGCTGATTTGGGTTTAGCAACTGATGGAGATAGCGATCGCTTTGGTATTGTGGATGAACAAGGTAATGTTCTCACTCCCAATACAGTGCTGTTAGTTTTAGCAAGACATTTAATCAAAAACAAGGGTAAAACAGGCGCAATTGTGAGAACTGTAGCGACTACCCATTTGTTAGATAATTTTGCGGCTAAAAATGGTCTGCAAATTTATGAAACCGCTGTTGGCTTTAAATACATTGGTGAGAAAATGCGGGAAACCGCTGTTTTGATTGGTGGTGAAGAATCGGGTGGTTTGAGTATTATTGGCCATATTCCTGAAAAGGATGGGGTTTTAGCTGATATGCTGGTGGCTGAGGCGATCGCATACGAGGGTAAACCTTTAAGTGTGTTGGTGCAAGAAGCTATTGCAGAAGCTGATGGTCCTTTGTATAACAACCGCTTGGATTTACACCTAACTGAATCTCACAAAAACGCTGTAATTGATTCCTATACAAAAAATCCTCCTTCCGAAGTAGCTGGAATTAAAGTCAAGGAAGTGGGAAGAAAGGATGGGATCAAACTGTATTTAGAAGAAGGTAGTTGGGTTTTATTGCGTCCTTCGGGTACAGAACCTTTGGTGAGGGTGTACATGGAAACTAACTCACCCGATAAACTTAGTCAAATTGCAGCAACAATGGAAGCTGAAATTGTTAAGTTAGGATAG
- a CDS encoding DUF1049 domain-containing protein, producing the protein MKMFVNLFISIVIAGWVLAIALISVQNATPVSLRFLVFQSIQIPFGLVLAFWVAVGLVSVAVLQPLWGLGVSKSRVDEEAEFFIDDEDF; encoded by the coding sequence ATGAAAATGTTTGTGAATTTATTTATATCTATAGTTATAGCTGGTTGGGTGTTAGCGATCGCTCTGATTTCGGTGCAGAATGCTACGCCTGTATCTTTACGGTTTTTGGTTTTTCAATCAATACAAATTCCTTTTGGTTTGGTGTTGGCTTTTTGGGTGGCTGTGGGTTTGGTTAGTGTGGCGGTTTTACAGCCTCTTTGGGGGTTGGGTGTGTCGAAATCTAGGGTTGATGAGGAAGCGGAGTTTTTTATTGATGATGAGGATTTTTAG
- a CDS encoding restriction endonuclease — protein sequence MTIIDIILICIFLYCLFVDYYHPSVFSEKESQLKHQTYSSYKRNYKQKKVKYRYRPIYEFDSMSGVEFEEFLAELLSEYGYLVTQTGYSQDYGADLILYKDNIKIVVQAKRSNKPVGVRAVQEVVGAINYYQANKAIVITNNDFSSNAHNLAKASQVELWDRRRLLDFIREINNPTKN from the coding sequence ATGACAATAATTGATATTATATTGATTTGTATTTTCTTATATTGTTTGTTCGTTGATTATTACCATCCATCTGTTTTTTCAGAAAAAGAATCCCAGCTAAAGCACCAAACATATAGTTCTTATAAAAGGAATTACAAACAGAAAAAAGTTAAATATAGATATCGTCCCATATATGAATTTGACTCGATGAGTGGAGTAGAATTTGAAGAATTTCTGGCAGAACTCCTGAGTGAATACGGTTATCTAGTAACTCAAACTGGATATAGCCAGGATTACGGTGCAGACTTAATATTATACAAAGATAATATAAAAATTGTGGTACAGGCAAAAAGATCAAATAAGCCAGTGGGTGTAAGGGCTGTGCAGGAAGTTGTAGGTGCTATTAATTATTATCAAGCCAATAAAGCAATAGTAATTACTAATAATGATTTTTCAAGCAATGCTCATAATTTGGCAAAAGCTAGTCAAGTAGAATTATGGGATAGAAGAAGGTTGCTTGATTTTATACGCGAAATCAACAATCCCACCAAAAATTAA